The following are encoded together in the Narcine bancroftii isolate sNarBan1 chromosome 10, sNarBan1.hap1, whole genome shotgun sequence genome:
- the LOC138743802 gene encoding probable G-protein coupled receptor 139, with amino-acid sequence MHGHVKGLLFAIYYPCLAAIGIPGNVVTILILSRGKCGLSRCITKYLVAMAVTDLLVLITAVILNRIRAIYFPLSFLSITPVCSLRIVIIYIARDSSVWLTVAFTFDRFVAICCQQLKAKFCTEKTAVVIMVTVCVVSCLKNMPRYIIYEPWYIDEDVPWFCIIKISFYSDILWIAFDCIDYLLNPCVPFFLMLLLNALTVKHILLANRARRRLHLQSHGEEQIDREVKNRTKSIVLLFAISGSFLVLWAVRLLNFFYVRFTNDSYSKGSNPNDPRFILQETGIMLQLLSCCTNTCIYAGTQRKFRDEFWKALKYPLNWITSTVRSS; translated from the exons ATGCACGGTCACGTAAAAGGTCTACTGTTCGCGATTTACTATCCTTGTTTGGCAGCAATTGGTATTCCAG GTAACGTGGTAACGATTCTGATTCTTTCTCGTGGAAAATGCGGTCTTTCGAGATGCATCACTAAATATCTGGTGGCCATGGCGGTAACGGATTTGCTGGTCCTCATCACGGCGGTGATATTAAACCGCATCAGAGCCATTTACTTCCCtctgtctttcctttccattACTCCAGTCTGCAGCCTCCGAATCGTGATCATCTACATTGCCAGAGACAGCTCTGTTTGGCTGACGGTCGCTTTCACTTTCGATCGATTTGTGGCCATTTGTTGCCAGCAACTGAAAGCAAAATTTTGTACCGAGAAAACTGCTGTCGTGATCATGGTGACGGTTTGTGTTGTGAGCTGTTTAAAGAACATGCCGAGGTATATAATATACGAGCCCTGGTACATAGACGAAGATGTTCCATGGTTCTGTATtattaaaatcagcttttattCCGATATCTTATGGATTGCGTTTGACTGTATTGATTACTTATTGAATCCCTGTGTTCCCTTCTTTCTGATGCTACTGCTAAATGCCTTGACCGTTAAACACATCCTGTTGGCCAATCGGGCGCGCAGAAGATTACACCTTCAGAGTCACGGAGAGGAACAGATCGACAGGGAGGTGAAGAATCGCACGAAGTCTATCGTCTTGCTTTTCGCCATCTCAGGCAGTTTTCTCGTGTTATGGGCTGTCcgtcttttaaactttttttatgtGAGATTTACAAATGATAGTTATTCGAAAGGATCCAATCCTAACGACCCAAGGTTTATTCTCCAGGAAACAGGGATTATGTTGCAACTCCTGAGCTGTTGCACCAACACGTGTATTTATGCGGGGACTCAGCGTAAATTTCGAGATGAATTTTGGAAAGCATTAAAATATCCATTGAATTGGATCACTAGTACAGTCAGATCATCGTAA